The Streptomyces capitiformicae genome contains the following window.
CCCCTCGGCGCTGTCCTCCGCGCGGACATCACCGCGGCGGTCACGTGAGCGGCGATCAGATGAGCGGCGATCACGCCTCCCGTCGTACGAGCCGCACCAGCCCGGCCGCGTCCTGGCGCCGCGCCCACGCGATCACGACGAGCGGGACCATCAGGATGAGCGGAGTCGCCGCGTACTCCCCGTCGAAGACGGCGACCTGGGTGATGAACGCCCCCACCATCAGCGCGCCCAACGCCCCCGCCGCGACCGGGGCCAGCACGGGGATCACCAGCCCGATCGCCCCGGCCAGTTCGAGCGCGCCGATGGTGTACATCCCCGCGCTGCCCCAGCCGAGCGTCTCGAAGGACTCGGCGGCCGACGGGTGCGCGATCAGCTTGGGCAGCGCGCTCGCGAGCGCGTAGAAGAGCGCGAGCACGATCTGCAGAGCGCTCAACGAGATCCGGGCACGCCTGCTACGAGCGGTGCCGTTCGCGCCGGAGGCGGCGACTCGGGTGACGGGAGCGGTGGTCTCGGACATGGGGTTCTCCTGAGTGAAGCAGTTCCGTGTTGCTGTCACAGAGGTAGACCGAGGCACTGCGCCGAACTCATCGGTGCCCGCCGTAAATTCGCGCCGCCTTTATCGCCCCTCTCCCTCTCCCCCCTCCCCTCCCGCCCTCCTCCGCCTCGCCCCGCCTCTCCCCCACCCCGCCGGCAGCGGCCGTCACCCCACCGGCACCGCCTTCACCCCACCGGCACCGCCGTCACCCCACCGGCACACC
Protein-coding sequences here:
- a CDS encoding DoxX family protein; this translates as MSETTAPVTRVAASGANGTARSRRARISLSALQIVLALFYALASALPKLIAHPSAAESFETLGWGSAGMYTIGALELAGAIGLVIPVLAPVAAGALGALMVGAFITQVAVFDGEYAATPLILMVPLVVIAWARRQDAAGLVRLVRREA